From a region of the Rouxiella sp. S1S-2 genome:
- a CDS encoding substrate-binding domain-containing protein, which yields MKKTKRITISGIAELAGVSKSTASQVLNGHSKKFRISDATRDRVLAVAAEQHYQPSIHARSLNVTRSFTLGLVVPEMTNYGFAAYSNELETLCREKGMQLLIACTDENTSQETLGVNNLIQRQVDGLIVASSMLNDAEYVKISQQLPVVLFDRHMQNSELPLVVCEAIESSAELVARVAKHHQDEFYFIGGQPRISPTRDRLAGFQRGLERAGVSCKPEWIVYGNYHPSSGYEMFANLCARLGRPPKALYVASCGLMEGVLRYMSQHKLLTSDIHLCGFDDHFLYDSLSVKIDTVAQDCRELAIHCFEMVIDLIDEKQPESMHRYLLPTLHWRHEQSLEA from the coding sequence GTGAAAAAGACAAAACGTATCACCATCAGTGGCATAGCCGAGCTTGCCGGTGTGTCAAAATCGACGGCCAGCCAGGTACTTAACGGCCACAGCAAAAAGTTTCGCATCTCCGATGCCACCCGAGATCGCGTGCTTGCTGTGGCGGCCGAACAACACTATCAGCCCAGCATTCATGCGCGTTCACTTAACGTCACGCGCAGCTTTACGCTCGGGCTGGTAGTACCTGAAATGACCAACTATGGCTTTGCGGCCTACTCCAACGAGCTAGAAACGCTGTGCCGCGAGAAAGGCATGCAGCTGTTGATTGCCTGCACAGATGAAAATACCAGCCAGGAAACGCTGGGCGTCAATAATCTGATCCAGCGCCAGGTCGACGGCCTGATTGTTGCGTCCAGCATGCTCAATGATGCGGAATACGTAAAAATCAGCCAACAGCTGCCGGTGGTGTTGTTTGACCGTCATATGCAAAATAGCGAGCTGCCGCTGGTGGTGTGCGAGGCGATTGAATCCTCTGCCGAGCTGGTTGCCCGCGTGGCAAAACACCATCAGGACGAGTTTTACTTCATTGGCGGGCAGCCGCGTATCTCCCCCACCCGCGACCGACTGGCCGGCTTTCAACGGGGGCTTGAGCGCGCTGGCGTGAGCTGCAAACCTGAGTGGATAGTTTATGGCAATTATCATCCAAGCTCCGGTTATGAGATGTTTGCTAATCTCTGCGCGCGTCTTGGGCGACCACCGAAGGCGCTGTATGTCGCCTCCTGCGGTCTGATGGAGGGCGTATTACGTTACATGAGCCAGCATAAGTTGCTCACCAGCGACATTCACCTTTGCGGCTTCGATGACCACTTTCTCTATGATTCGCTGTCGGTAAAAATTGACACCGTGGCGCAGGACTGCCGGGAACTGGCAATACACTGTTTTGAAATGGTCATCGACCTTATCGATGAAAAACAGCCAGAAAGCATGCATCGTTATCTTTTGCCGACGTTGCATTGGCGCCATGAGCAATCCCTTGAAGCATAA